GACCCTGGTCTGTCGCAGGCGGTGCGCGAGGTGTTCGTTCGCCTCTACGAGAAAGGCCTGATCTACCGCGGCCAGCGTATCATTCACTGGTGCCCGCGTTGCCAGACGGCGCTCTCCGATGAGGAAGCCATCACCACGGACGGCGGCGAGAGCGGCTCGCTCTGGTACATTCGCTATCCGGCGGAGGATGGTGGGCCGGGTGTGGTGGTAGCGACCACACGTCCGGAGACGATGCTCGGTGACACCGGCGTCGCCGTCAATCCGACGGATGCGCGCTATCGCGATTTGGTCGGCAAACGGGTGATCCTGCCGCTGATGGAACGACCCATTCCCGTGATCGCCGATACCCTCGTCGATCCGGCCTTTGGGACCGGAGCCGTCAAAGTCACACCGGCGCACGATGCCAACGACTTTGAGATGGGGCAGCGACACGGACTGCCTGCTGTGGTCATCATGGACACGGCCGGAACGGTCAACGAGAACGGCGGCGTCTACAAGAATCTCGATCGCTTCGCGGCACGCCAGCAGATCGTCGCCGATCTGGAGGCCCGCGACCTGTTGGTCAAGACCGAACCCTACCGCGTACCGGTGCGGCGCTGTGAGCGCTGCAGCACGTTGATCGAACCGTATCTGTCGCAGCAGTGGTTCGTGCGCATGGCGCCGCTGGCACAGCCCGCCCTTGCCGCCGTTCGCGACGGCAGCCTGCGGCTCTATCCGGAACGCTGGGTCGGCGTGTACGTGCACTGGATGGAGAACATCCGCGACTGGTGCATCAGTCGTCAGCTGTGGTGGGGGCATCGCATTCCGGTGTGGTACTGCGAGGCGTGCGGCAAGGAAACCGTGGCGCGCACCGATCCCACACAGTGCGCCGATTGCGGCAGCCCCAAGATCCGACAGGACGCCGACGTGCTCGACACCTGGTTCAGCTCTTGGCTGTGGCCCTTCTCGACCATGGGCTGGCCCGACGACTCGCCGACGCTGCGCCGCTTCTACCCCACGGACACCCTGATCACCGCCGCCGATATCATCTTCTTCTGGGTCGCGCGCATGGTGATGGCGGGCTACGAGTTCATGGGCGAGCGGCCGTTCAGCGAGGTGTGCTTCAACAGCATCGTGCGCGACCTGCAAGGCCGCAAGATGTCGAAGTCCCTCGGCAACTCGCCGGACCCGCTGGACGTGATTGCGAATTACGGCGCCGATGCGCTCCGCTTCACCATCGTCTCATTGGCGCCGCCGGGCGAAGACGTGCGCTACGCCGTCGAGAAGACCGATCTGGGCCGCCACTTCGCCAACAAGATCTGGAACGCGGCGCGCTTCGTGTTGATGAACGTGGACACCGATGTGGTGGCGCCGCTGGCGTCGCTCATACCAGACGCCCTCTCCCTGCCGGACCGCTGGATCCTCTCGCGCCTCCAGTCGGTCATCGCGGAAGTGCGAGCTGGTTTCGCGGCCTATCGCTTCAATGATGCGGCGCTGGCGCTGTACCAGTTCATCTGGCACGAGTACTGCGATTGGTACCTGGAGTTGAGCAAAGTTGCCTTGTCCGGGGATGACACCGCAGCCAAGCAGCGGGTGTGCGCCGTGCTCGTCCATGTCCTGGAGCACGCGCTGCGTCTGCTGCATCCGTTCATGCCCTTCGTCACGGAAGAGATCTGGCAGACGTTGCCGCTGGCCAAGACGACGGACAGCGTCATGGTGGCGCCCTATCCGCAGGCCGATGCCTCGCGGGGCGATGCGGCAGCGGAGGTCGCCGTCAACCAGCTCATCGAGGCGGTCCGCAGTGTCCGAAACATCCGCTCCGAACTGGGCATTCCCCCCAGTGCCTCGGTGGCCATTCGCGTCGCCGCCGACGGGCGCGGTGATCAGGTCATGGCGCTCGAGCCGTACATGAAGGTGCTGGCGCGCCTTCACACTGTCGAACTGCTCGGCGGCGGGCAACGCCCGGCCGGCGAACCGTCGGCGCTGGTCGAAGGACTGGGCGAAGTGTTCGTGACCTTGCGGGGCGTGGTCGATCCCCTCGAGGTGCGCAAACGTCTGGAACGCGATCTCGCCAAGATCGAGAAAGAGTTGGCCGGCGTGGAAGTCAAACTGAACCGCCCCGACTTCATCGACAAGGCGCCCGTGGAGATCGTGGAGAAGGAACGCCAGCGTGCCACCGGCCTGCGCCAGCGCCAGGGAACGCTGCAGCGGCACCTGGCCGCGTTGAGCGAGGAATCCTGAGGACCATGGATGTCTTCGATCTTGCCGCTGTAGATACGCTGGTGCGGACCGCGCTGGCGGAGGACG
The DNA window shown above is from Candidatus Binatia bacterium and carries:
- a CDS encoding valine--tRNA ligase, coding for MAELNKTYDPAAVEDKWYGFWEQRGYFCADETRSGPRFSIVIPPPNVTGVLTMGHVLNNSLQDVLVRFKRMDGHVTLWLPGTDHAGIATQNVVEKQLAAEGLTRHDLGREQFEQRVWAWKERYGSTILLQLKKLGCSCDWRRERFTMDPGLSQAVREVFVRLYEKGLIYRGQRIIHWCPRCQTALSDEEAITTDGGESGSLWYIRYPAEDGGPGVVVATTRPETMLGDTGVAVNPTDARYRDLVGKRVILPLMERPIPVIADTLVDPAFGTGAVKVTPAHDANDFEMGQRHGLPAVVIMDTAGTVNENGGVYKNLDRFAARQQIVADLEARDLLVKTEPYRVPVRRCERCSTLIEPYLSQQWFVRMAPLAQPALAAVRDGSLRLYPERWVGVYVHWMENIRDWCISRQLWWGHRIPVWYCEACGKETVARTDPTQCADCGSPKIRQDADVLDTWFSSWLWPFSTMGWPDDSPTLRRFYPTDTLITAADIIFFWVARMVMAGYEFMGERPFSEVCFNSIVRDLQGRKMSKSLGNSPDPLDVIANYGADALRFTIVSLAPPGEDVRYAVEKTDLGRHFANKIWNAARFVLMNVDTDVVAPLASLIPDALSLPDRWILSRLQSVIAEVRAGFAAYRFNDAALALYQFIWHEYCDWYLELSKVALSGDDTAAKQRVCAVLVHVLEHALRLLHPFMPFVTEEIWQTLPLAKTTDSVMVAPYPQADASRGDAAAEVAVNQLIEAVRSVRNIRSELGIPPSASVAIRVAADGRGDQVMALEPYMKVLARLHTVELLGGGQRPAGEPSALVEGLGEVFVTLRGVVDPLEVRKRLERDLAKIEKELAGVEVKLNRPDFIDKAPVEIVEKERQRATGLRQRQGTLQRHLAALSEES